Proteins from a single region of Acidobacteriota bacterium:
- a CDS encoding YbaB/EbfC family nucleoid-associated protein, with protein MNFDLNQMQSLLGEARKHYEELRQKMARTTVEATAGAGMVTVKMSGDKQLLEVKLDPEVVKNDPDMLPDLIRAAVNDASRRVDEMVKSELGGLMGNMPLPGLF; from the coding sequence ATGAACTTCGACTTGAATCAAATGCAGTCGCTGCTGGGCGAGGCGCGCAAGCACTACGAAGAGCTGCGGCAAAAGATGGCGCGCACGACGGTCGAGGCGACAGCGGGCGCGGGCATGGTGACGGTGAAGATGAGCGGGGATAAGCAACTGCTGGAGGTCAAGCTCGACCCGGAAGTGGTCAAGAATGATCCCGATATGCTGCCGGACCTGATCCGCGCGGCGGTCAACGACGCTTCACGGCGGGTGGATGAAATGGTGAAGTCGGAACTGGGCGGACTGATGGGCAACATGCCGCTGCCGGGATTGTTTTAG
- the recR gene encoding recombination protein RecR, with protein sequence MELAPPLKRLIDALHRLPGVGQKSAQRIAFHLLNAPEEQTRELAEAVATLREQLHFCSVCNNITDCDPCGYCGDAQRDASVVCVVEEPHNIVAVEKSGQFHGQYHVLGGAIAPLAGIGPEQLKIPSLLARLRATGAGGEPVVREIIIATDPNAEGEATALYLARLLKPLGVRVSRIGMGIPVGSEIEHADAVTMSRALEGRQEL encoded by the coding sequence ATGGAACTTGCGCCGCCGCTGAAACGCCTGATCGATGCCCTGCATCGGCTGCCCGGCGTGGGGCAGAAGTCGGCACAACGGATTGCGTTTCATCTGCTGAACGCGCCGGAGGAGCAGACGCGCGAGCTGGCGGAGGCGGTGGCCACGCTGCGGGAGCAATTGCACTTCTGCTCGGTGTGCAACAACATCACTGACTGCGATCCATGCGGGTACTGCGGGGATGCGCAGCGTGATGCGTCGGTGGTGTGCGTGGTTGAGGAACCGCATAACATTGTCGCGGTGGAGAAATCGGGACAATTTCACGGGCAGTATCACGTGCTGGGCGGTGCAATTGCGCCGCTGGCGGGGATTGGGCCGGAGCAGTTGAAGATTCCTTCGCTGCTGGCGCGGCTGCGGGCCACGGGCGCGGGCGGCGAGCCGGTGGTGCGGGAGATCATTATAGCCACCGATCCCAACGCCGAGGGCGAGGCGACGGCGCTGTATCTGGCGCGGCTGCTGAAGCCGCTGGGCGTGCGGGTGAGCCGCATCGGGATGGGGATTCCGGTGGGCAGCGAGATCGAGCACGCCGATGCGGTGACCATGTCGCGGGCGCTCGAAGGGAGACAAGAACTGTGA
- the dnaX gene encoding DNA polymerase III subunit gamma/tau, with product MPPVIARRYRPQSFEEVIGQDAIVRTLRNAITSGRVAHGYIFSGHRGIGKTTVARVLAKAMNCQASEGPTPEPCQQCVSCTEIREGNAVDVIEIDAASNRGIDEIRALRERVRYRPARDRYKFFILDEAHQLTGDAFNALLKTLEEPPEWAIFVLATTEPEALPATIRSRCQQFAFRAVSFPVLLKRLQEICAAENVAAEPEALELIAEAGDGSVRDALSLLDQAVTYATEGLTAEAVRSLLGRVAGAGIRGLLEAVREASAHDLLERADELLATGVGPAQICAQMTQTVRNVLVAQAAPEEPELIAAGEGERALARELGGWFREEELTRFLQILLRVAGDFRHGQQQRLHFELALMKMMEARKLSSVEEVIAALEGQGEEGKGKREEGKGEREEGTAARSQGTGTISHQPSAISHQHTRAAADPTVAVRAVLEREGKASLLAILGAAGWQWNEEGGKRKLTLTFAEGDGRAALAQQASTQKALTAACLKAMGAAPEISVILDGAGPTDRQTERSTDPAPALPGSPEERAENHPLLRQLKAQIPMHVLRTRALPASEAKGKGQ from the coding sequence ATGCCTCCTGTGATCGCCAGACGCTACCGGCCGCAAAGCTTCGAGGAAGTGATCGGGCAGGACGCGATTGTACGCACGCTGCGGAATGCGATCACGAGCGGGCGGGTGGCGCACGGATATATTTTTTCCGGCCATCGCGGGATTGGCAAGACCACCGTGGCGCGCGTTCTGGCCAAGGCGATGAACTGCCAGGCGAGTGAGGGGCCAACGCCGGAGCCGTGCCAGCAGTGCGTGAGCTGCACGGAGATCCGCGAGGGTAATGCCGTCGATGTGATCGAGATTGATGCCGCCAGCAACCGCGGCATTGACGAGATCCGGGCACTGCGCGAGCGCGTGCGCTACCGGCCGGCGCGGGACCGGTACAAGTTTTTCATCCTGGACGAAGCCCATCAGCTCACCGGCGATGCCTTCAACGCGCTGCTGAAGACGCTGGAAGAGCCGCCGGAGTGGGCCATCTTTGTGCTGGCGACGACGGAACCGGAGGCGCTGCCGGCGACCATCCGCAGCCGCTGCCAGCAGTTTGCGTTCCGGGCAGTGAGTTTCCCGGTGTTGCTCAAGCGGCTGCAGGAGATTTGCGCGGCAGAAAATGTTGCCGCGGAACCGGAGGCGCTGGAGCTGATTGCTGAAGCCGGCGACGGCTCGGTGCGGGATGCGCTGTCGCTGCTCGATCAGGCCGTCACCTACGCGACCGAGGGACTGACGGCGGAGGCGGTGCGCAGTTTGTTGGGACGTGTTGCCGGAGCGGGCATTCGCGGACTGCTGGAAGCGGTGCGCGAGGCGAGCGCGCATGATCTGCTCGAGCGCGCCGACGAGCTGCTGGCGACGGGCGTGGGGCCAGCGCAGATTTGCGCGCAGATGACGCAGACGGTGCGGAACGTGCTGGTGGCGCAGGCGGCGCCGGAGGAGCCGGAGTTGATTGCGGCGGGCGAGGGCGAGCGCGCGCTGGCACGCGAGCTGGGCGGATGGTTCCGGGAAGAGGAGCTGACGCGGTTTCTGCAGATTTTGCTGCGGGTGGCGGGGGATTTCCGGCACGGGCAACAGCAGCGGCTGCATTTTGAGCTGGCGCTGATGAAGATGATGGAGGCGCGGAAGCTGAGCAGCGTGGAGGAGGTGATCGCGGCGCTAGAGGGGCAGGGGGAAGAGGGAAAAGGGAAAAGGGAAGAGGGAAAAGGGGAAAGGGAAGAGGGAACGGCAGCGAGGAGCCAGGGGACAGGGACGATCAGCCATCAGCCATCAGCTATCAGCCATCAGCACACGCGCGCGGCCGCGGATCCTACGGTCGCGGTGAGGGCCGTACTGGAGCGGGAAGGAAAGGCGTCACTGCTGGCGATTTTGGGGGCGGCGGGGTGGCAATGGAATGAAGAGGGCGGGAAGCGGAAGTTGACGCTGACGTTTGCCGAGGGCGATGGGCGGGCGGCGCTGGCGCAGCAGGCTTCCACGCAAAAGGCGCTGACGGCGGCGTGCTTGAAGGCAATGGGGGCGGCGCCGGAGATCAGCGTCATCCTTGACGGCGCGGGACCGACAGACCGACAGACCGAGAGATCGACAGACCCAGCGCCGGCGCTGCCGGGGAGTCCAGAGGAGCGGGCGGAAAATCATCCCTTGCTGCGGCAGTTGAAAGCGCAGATTCCGATGCATGTGCTGCGGACGCGGGCGCTGCCGGCGAGTGAAGCTAAAGGAAAGGGCCAATGA